A section of the Roseivirga sp. BDSF3-8 genome encodes:
- a CDS encoding glycosyltransferase, translating into MSKKKLAILIISLRGGGAERVASILLQELHEVYDVHLVLMSRDIVYDIPDNIRIHYLTDQPADESTLSRMMNLPRLAWAYHKLARREGFDVSLSFMYRPNFINVLARKLGMKARVLISERNNPSEQHPLFRFLVRRLYGDADVVVPNAAGMGRELINNFGVPEAKVAVIHNPVDFSLIRGEGDIPANANAGTEGPFRFVTLGRLNRTKNQVMLVEAMHVLEDKDCVLDIIGEGDQRPVIEDAIKKYGLEKRVNLLGFRKNPHQYMADANSFVYGSNFEGFPNVLIEAMALGLPVISTDCRFGPREILHPTDTDYSRSVSAPLRAEYGYLQPLNDAKAMADTMRLIMENSDLREQMSKKSLERAGEYEKDKIITRFRQIIG; encoded by the coding sequence ATGAGTAAAAAAAAGCTGGCGATACTGATCATCTCCCTCCGCGGGGGAGGCGCGGAGCGGGTAGCCTCTATCCTGCTGCAGGAGCTACACGAGGTATATGATGTGCACCTGGTGCTGATGAGCCGGGATATTGTCTATGACATACCGGATAACATTAGGATACACTACCTGACTGACCAGCCTGCGGATGAAAGTACGCTGAGCCGCATGATGAACCTCCCCCGGCTGGCGTGGGCCTATCATAAGCTGGCGCGCAGGGAGGGCTTTGATGTGTCGCTGTCTTTTATGTACCGCCCTAACTTTATTAATGTGCTGGCCCGCAAGCTGGGTATGAAGGCGCGTGTACTGATCAGTGAACGCAATAACCCGAGTGAGCAGCATCCGCTATTCAGGTTTCTGGTGAGAAGGCTGTATGGTGATGCGGACGTGGTGGTGCCTAATGCGGCAGGTATGGGCCGTGAGCTTATCAATAACTTCGGTGTGCCGGAAGCGAAAGTAGCGGTGATCCATAATCCGGTGGACTTCTCTCTGATCCGTGGGGAAGGTGATATACCTGCCAACGCTAATGCGGGTACTGAAGGGCCCTTCCGCTTTGTGACGCTGGGCCGGCTAAACCGCACGAAAAACCAGGTGATGCTGGTGGAGGCCATGCACGTGCTAGAAGATAAAGACTGTGTGCTGGATATAATCGGGGAGGGGGATCAGCGCCCGGTGATTGAAGATGCGATAAAAAAATATGGCCTGGAAAAGCGCGTAAACCTGCTTGGATTCAGAAAAAACCCCCACCAGTACATGGCCGATGCAAATTCTTTTGTATACGGTTCCAACTTTGAAGGCTTTCCTAATGTCTTGATAGAGGCCATGGCCCTGGGGCTGCCGGTAATCAGTACTGACTGCCGCTTTGGACCGAGGGAGATACTGCATCCGACGGATACGGATTATAGCCGCTCTGTAAGTGCCCCGCTAAGGGCTGAGTATGGCTACCTGCAGCCTCTGAATGATGCGAAGGCTATGGCTGACACTATGAGGCTGATAATGGAGAACAGTGACCTGAGAGAGCAAATGTCGAAGAAGAGCCTGGAAAGGGCGGGTGAGTACGAAAAGGATAAGATCATCACCCGATTTCGTCAAATCATCGGCTAG
- a CDS encoding LegC family aminotransferase, with protein sequence MIPLTIPEIKGNEWKYVKDCLDTGWVSSVGAYVSRFEQSVADYSHSSYGVATMNGTAALHISLLLSGVKPGDYVIVPNLTFVASINAIRYTGASPLLMDIDEASWQMDLDLLEHYLKAETTVTEGVCRLDKDNRPVRCIMPVHVLGGIGDMDRLCKLAERYSLTMVEDATESLGSTFRGKPAGSFGAFGCFSFNGNKIITTGGGGVLVTADKGLAEKAKHLTTQAKADPEEYYHDETGYNYRLVNVLAAMGVAQMEQLPGFIKRKKEIAAYYREQLGGVGDIRFQEHDKDCDSNEWLFTIRTERQKGLLKRLAEEEIIARPFWVPMNRLPMSRTDLYVQEKDVAGKVYSECLSIPCSSGISDGELETVTKTIKEFFRK encoded by the coding sequence ATGATACCATTGACGATACCGGAAATAAAAGGCAATGAGTGGAAGTACGTGAAGGACTGCCTGGATACGGGATGGGTATCTTCTGTAGGCGCCTACGTAAGCCGCTTTGAGCAGTCCGTGGCAGATTATAGCCACTCCTCTTATGGTGTGGCCACCATGAACGGGACAGCGGCTCTCCACATTTCCCTGCTGCTTAGCGGGGTGAAGCCAGGTGATTATGTAATTGTGCCCAATCTCACCTTTGTGGCGAGCATAAATGCGATCCGGTACACGGGGGCGAGCCCTCTGCTTATGGACATAGATGAGGCGAGCTGGCAAATGGACCTGGACTTGCTGGAACACTACCTGAAAGCAGAAACGACTGTAACTGAAGGTGTCTGCCGGTTAGATAAGGACAACCGGCCGGTAAGGTGTATTATGCCGGTGCATGTGCTGGGGGGCATAGGAGATATGGACCGGCTGTGCAAGCTGGCAGAGAGGTACAGCCTTACTATGGTGGAAGATGCCACGGAATCACTGGGTAGTACCTTCCGGGGCAAACCGGCAGGAAGCTTCGGTGCCTTTGGCTGCTTCAGCTTTAATGGTAACAAGATCATTACTACCGGAGGGGGTGGTGTACTGGTAACGGCAGATAAGGGGCTGGCCGAAAAGGCAAAACACCTGACGACACAGGCTAAGGCGGACCCGGAGGAGTACTACCATGACGAAACGGGCTATAACTATCGCCTGGTGAATGTGCTGGCTGCCATGGGGGTGGCCCAGATGGAGCAACTACCGGGCTTTATAAAGCGGAAGAAGGAAATTGCGGCTTACTACCGCGAGCAGCTTGGGGGTGTAGGTGATATACGCTTTCAGGAGCATGATAAGGACTGTGACAGCAATGAGTGGCTGTTTACGATCCGTACCGAGAGACAAAAAGGGCTGCTGAAGCGCCTGGCGGAAGAGGAGATCATAGCCAGGCCCTTTTGGGTGCCCATGAACAGGCTGCCTATGAGTAGGACTGATCTGTATGTGCAGGAGAAGGATGTGGCGGGTAAGGTGTATTCGGAGTGCCTTAGTATCCCCTGCTCCTCGGGCATTAGTGACGGAGAGCTTGAGACTGTCACGAAGACGATAAAAGAATTTTTCAGGAAATAA
- a CDS encoding glycosyltransferase family 4 protein → MPKLIRITTVPISLKLLITGQMKYMARQGYDVYMVSAKGPEIPEVTAREGVPHKVIGMTRRITPLADLLSLFRMILYMRDIKPDIVHTHTPKAGLLGMLAAWACGVPVRVHTVAGLPLQTARGMKFRLLTLIERITYACATEVWPNSGGLYSYIEQGNLTCSSKLHMIGRGSSNGIDLSVYSREALDSGTLRNIKRAISYDAEKRYLLTVGRMVKDKGIVELVEAFDEVAATRPDLHLVLTGPFEEEGNALPEAVREYILHHPRITHIAWTDDIPYYMAIAHLLVHPSHREGFPNVLLQAGAMDCPIVCSDISGNNDIVQNGRTGLLFEAGKKDAIAENLSWALDRPEQMNSFALTLKSEIITHFRRENIHGEIAGHYQRLLEKVKN, encoded by the coding sequence ATGCCCAAACTCATACGGATCACTACTGTACCTATCAGCCTTAAGCTGTTGATAACGGGCCAGATGAAATACATGGCCAGACAGGGGTATGATGTGTATATGGTAAGCGCAAAGGGCCCGGAGATACCGGAGGTGACGGCCCGCGAGGGGGTGCCACACAAGGTAATCGGGATGACGAGGCGCATCACGCCATTGGCAGACCTGCTGTCGTTATTCAGGATGATTCTGTATATGCGTGATATAAAGCCTGACATAGTCCATACACATACGCCAAAGGCGGGCTTGCTGGGAATGCTGGCTGCCTGGGCTTGTGGTGTGCCTGTAAGGGTACATACGGTGGCGGGCTTGCCGCTCCAAACGGCAAGGGGCATGAAATTCAGGTTGCTTACACTTATAGAAAGAATCACGTATGCCTGCGCTACGGAAGTATGGCCTAACAGCGGGGGGCTTTATTCTTACATAGAGCAAGGGAATCTCACTTGCTCTTCAAAGCTGCATATGATAGGCCGCGGCTCCTCTAACGGCATTGATCTGAGCGTCTACTCAAGGGAAGCCCTGGACTCTGGCACTCTCCGGAATATAAAGAGGGCGATAAGCTATGACGCTGAAAAGCGCTACTTGCTGACAGTGGGGCGCATGGTAAAGGATAAGGGCATAGTGGAGCTGGTGGAGGCATTTGACGAGGTGGCTGCCACCCGCCCGGATCTGCATCTTGTGCTGACAGGACCCTTTGAGGAAGAGGGCAATGCCCTGCCTGAAGCTGTCCGGGAGTATATCCTTCACCATCCGCGCATAACCCATATAGCCTGGACGGACGATATCCCTTACTACATGGCTATAGCTCACCTGCTTGTACACCCATCGCACCGGGAAGGGTTTCCTAATGTCCTTCTCCAGGCCGGCGCCATGGACTGCCCTATCGTATGTTCGGACATTTCGGGCAATAACGATATAGTTCAAAATGGAAGGACGGGCCTATTATTTGAGGCAGGCAAAAAAGACGCAATTGCTGAAAACCTTTCATGGGCATTGGATAGACCTGAGCAAATGAATAGTTTTGCACTAACTTTAAAAAGTGAAATTATCACTCACTTCAGGCGTGAAAATATACACGGTGAAATAGCGGGGCACTATCAGCGACTATTAGAAAAGGTAAAAAATTGA
- a CDS encoding acetyltransferase codes for MKPVVIIGYSGHAYVVCDLLEQLGRQIMGYCDKEAKAVNPFGLRYLGSETEGSTLREIKNSDIFVSVGDNSIRLKISKFLTGHHCTFSTLLHPAAVISAHARIQAGTMAAAGAVVNALAEVGEGVILNSGSIVEHECRVGAYAHIAPGAVLAGNVQVGEGAFVGANAVVKQGIRIGSEAVIGAGAVVIKDVPEGAVVAGNPQRKIRG; via the coding sequence TTGAAGCCTGTAGTCATCATAGGATATTCAGGCCACGCCTATGTGGTTTGTGACCTGCTGGAACAGCTTGGGAGGCAAATTATGGGCTATTGTGATAAGGAGGCGAAAGCTGTAAATCCTTTTGGCCTGCGCTACCTGGGCAGTGAAACGGAAGGCAGTACATTAAGGGAGATTAAAAACTCAGACATCTTTGTCAGTGTAGGCGACAACTCTATTAGATTGAAAATCAGCAAGTTTCTTACAGGCCACCATTGCACTTTCTCTACTTTACTTCACCCTGCGGCGGTGATATCTGCCCATGCGCGCATACAAGCGGGCACCATGGCGGCGGCCGGTGCCGTGGTAAATGCGCTGGCGGAAGTGGGAGAAGGGGTGATACTGAACTCTGGCAGCATAGTGGAGCATGAGTGCCGGGTAGGTGCCTATGCACACATAGCGCCGGGTGCGGTGCTTGCCGGTAATGTGCAGGTAGGCGAAGGTGCCTTTGTGGGGGCTAATGCGGTAGTAAAACAGGGCATACGAATAGGCTCAGAAGCGGTGATAGGCGCAGGTGCGGTAGTAATAAAAGATGTGCCCGAAGGGGCTGTTGTAGCCGGTAATCCACAAAGAAAGATCAGAGGATGA